The proteins below are encoded in one region of Candidatus Cloacimonadota bacterium:
- a CDS encoding glycosyltransferase family 2 protein produces the protein MIEQPLVVVVTVNWNTAKETLQCVDSVLKSDYSNLSLLVVDNGSRAEEPGLLREGLPDGVKLLELDKNYGYVGGINRGLKQAEELSPEYVLVMNNDTVLDPSAISELVLASQRHANKCIVTGVVYDYYQPELIQQTGSICVNRRRLTYKPLHRNVRDPGLPPEDREVDMIDDVFWLLHIKVFKSVGYYCDCFWFNDEQADYALRALRKGFKLFFSPKAKLWHMGSLSIGGRNSNPVREYFDIKSRLILRYRHLGKLDFAGYYLETLYALGKAALKSMLGRGIDSRVIKSRYMGLNGFHRWLAHKTPDTGDYPPELLR, from the coding sequence GTGATCGAACAGCCCTTGGTGGTAGTGGTCACAGTCAACTGGAATACTGCCAAAGAAACCCTGCAATGCGTCGATTCAGTCCTCAAGTCTGATTATTCCAACCTGTCCCTGTTGGTGGTGGACAACGGATCCCGAGCAGAGGAACCCGGGTTGCTGCGGGAGGGACTGCCTGATGGGGTGAAGCTGCTTGAGCTGGATAAAAATTATGGCTATGTGGGAGGCATCAACCGGGGGTTGAAGCAAGCGGAGGAACTCTCACCGGAGTATGTCTTGGTGATGAACAACGACACGGTGCTCGATCCTTCCGCCATCTCAGAACTTGTGCTTGCCTCCCAAAGACACGCGAACAAATGCATAGTCACCGGCGTGGTGTATGATTATTATCAACCAGAGCTGATCCAACAGACAGGCTCCATCTGCGTGAACCGCCGCAGGCTCACCTACAAGCCTTTGCACCGCAACGTGCGGGATCCCGGGTTGCCCCCGGAAGACCGGGAAGTGGATATGATAGACGATGTGTTCTGGCTGCTGCACATCAAAGTATTCAAGAGTGTGGGTTATTACTGCGATTGTTTCTGGTTCAACGACGAGCAGGCGGATTACGCTTTGCGGGCGCTCAGGAAGGGATTCAAACTGTTTTTCTCGCCCAAGGCAAAACTCTGGCATATGGGCAGCCTCTCGATAGGGGGAAGAAACAGCAATCCGGTCCGGGAGTATTTTGACATTAAATCCCGCCTGATCCTTCGTTACCGGCATTTAGGCAAACTTGACTTTGCGGGTTATTATCTTGAGACATTATACGCTCTTGGCAAGGCAGCCTTGAAAAGCATGCTGGGCAGAGGGATTGACTCTAGAGTGATAAAAAGCAGATACATGGGTTTGAATGGATTTCACAGATGGCTTGCACATAAAACACCGGACACAGGTGATTATCCTCCGGAATTGCTGAGGTGA
- a CDS encoding DegT/DnrJ/EryC1/StrS family aminotransferase encodes MIPVYRPYHNELEMKYLKEVIDSGWWGMGPKTAEFERKFSGYIGTEHALGLNSATAALHLALMCIDVKDSEVITPAMTFVSTNHAILYNGGIPVFCDVEPGNLNVTAEEIAKLITPRTKAIIVVHYGGYACDMDPIMELAKENKLAVIEDCAHACGGKYKGRMLGSIGDFGSFSFQAVKNLATGDGGMLCTNNNEWAVRIKKLRWVGISKDTFDRGAGNSYDWFYDVTEAGFKYHMNDITAAIGLAQLEKLEWMNDRRRYWSERYRGAFRDIPAIQVPPVKDYMFPACHNFVIKVPRRDELRASLMDKGITTGVHYYPNHLYDMYKPWYRELPLSEAIWMELVTLPLYPDLQADEFDLITNTIREFYT; translated from the coding sequence ATGATACCCGTTTACCGTCCATATCATAATGAACTTGAAATGAAATACCTGAAAGAGGTAATTGATTCGGGTTGGTGGGGCATGGGCCCTAAAACAGCAGAGTTTGAACGCAAGTTTTCAGGGTACATAGGAACAGAACACGCCCTGGGACTGAATTCCGCCACCGCGGCCCTGCACCTTGCCCTGATGTGCATAGACGTCAAGGACTCTGAGGTGATCACGCCTGCCATGACTTTTGTCTCCACCAACCATGCCATTCTCTACAACGGAGGCATTCCGGTCTTCTGCGACGTGGAACCAGGTAACCTGAACGTTACCGCGGAAGAGATCGCCAAACTCATCACCCCGCGGACCAAAGCCATCATTGTGGTTCATTACGGAGGCTACGCCTGCGACATGGATCCCATCATGGAGCTGGCCAAAGAGAATAAACTGGCGGTGATCGAAGATTGCGCCCACGCCTGCGGCGGCAAATACAAGGGCAGGATGCTGGGCTCGATTGGTGACTTCGGTTCTTTCAGCTTCCAAGCGGTGAAAAATCTGGCCACCGGCGATGGCGGTATGCTCTGCACAAACAACAATGAATGGGCAGTACGGATCAAAAAACTGCGCTGGGTGGGCATCTCCAAAGATACTTTCGACCGCGGGGCGGGTAACAGCTACGACTGGTTCTACGATGTCACCGAAGCCGGTTTCAAATACCACATGAACGACATCACAGCCGCCATTGGCCTGGCCCAGCTGGAAAAACTGGAATGGATGAACGATAGGCGCAGATACTGGTCCGAAAGATATCGTGGAGCTTTCAGGGACATCCCGGCTATCCAAGTGCCTCCCGTGAAGGACTACATGTTCCCCGCCTGCCACAATTTCGTGATCAAAGTTCCCAGACGCGATGAACTGCGGGCCAGCCTGATGGATAAAGGCATCACGACCGGAGTGCATTATTATCCCAACCATTTGTATGATATGTACAAACCCTGGTACAGAGAACTCCCGTTGAGTGAGGCGATCTGGATGGAACTGGTGACCCTGCCTCTCTACCCGGATCTGCAAGCAGATGAATTTGATTTGATCACAAACACGATCAGGGAGTTTTACACGTGA